CCGATGCCTTGTCCCCGGCGGAAACCACCGCCCCGACGGACGACGTGGATCCGGTTCTCAAGGAAGAAATCGAAAAGCGGCGGACATTTGCCATCATTAGTCACCCGGACGCGGGCAAGACGACCCTTACCGAAAAGCTTCTCTTGAAGGGAGGCGCCATTCACGAGGCCGGCGAGATCAAGGCCCGCAAGGCCGACCGCTTCGCGATGAGCGACTGGATGACGATGGA
This is a stretch of genomic DNA from Salinibacter grassmerensis. It encodes these proteins:
- a CDS encoding GTP-binding protein — encoded protein: MDPVLKEEIEKRRTFAIISHPDAGKTTLTEKLLLKGGAIHEAGEIKARKADRFAMSDWMTM